From Leptospira venezuelensis, a single genomic window includes:
- the flgA gene encoding flagellar basal body P-ring formation chaperone FlgA, with the protein MSFRFYISFYILTGLFVSGVGKIEGMEAVYLRGKLLTQKKEVLLSEIAKLPDGMKDKVVLRNLNAPTVIRPEYLKEVLAGIPVSGKETLVLPLDSELDPEDLEESLKKEVSKLPQDKEGDFKISYLSGERLVPSQGVELKWAGLPQVIHPGQIVASLDFYFESRKVHTQRIKFKLERRTNALFAKKEIRKGQKLQADDLEERTVYMEESFTDGISGKDIGSTALKDLQPGELLRKKQFRFLFDVQRGGDVNLVYTKGNLVVKSKTKALSSGNIGEIVDVSSHSKEGKISARVVEKGTVLLEN; encoded by the coding sequence ATGAGTTTCCGCTTTTATATTTCGTTCTATATCTTAACCGGTCTATTTGTGTCTGGTGTGGGAAAGATAGAAGGAATGGAAGCGGTATATCTTCGCGGAAAACTTTTAACCCAAAAGAAAGAAGTTTTATTATCCGAGATCGCAAAACTTCCAGACGGAATGAAAGACAAGGTTGTATTAAGAAATCTAAATGCACCAACAGTCATTCGTCCTGAATATTTAAAAGAAGTCTTAGCGGGAATCCCAGTTTCTGGAAAGGAAACTTTAGTTTTGCCTTTGGATTCAGAATTGGATCCAGAAGACTTGGAAGAAAGTCTTAAAAAAGAAGTATCTAAACTTCCTCAAGATAAAGAAGGAGATTTCAAAATCTCCTATTTGAGCGGAGAAAGGTTAGTTCCAAGCCAAGGTGTGGAACTGAAATGGGCAGGACTTCCACAAGTGATTCATCCAGGGCAGATTGTTGCATCTTTGGATTTCTATTTCGAGAGCAGAAAGGTCCATACTCAAAGGATCAAATTTAAATTGGAAAGAAGAACGAACGCTCTCTTTGCCAAAAAAGAGATCCGCAAGGGACAAAAACTACAGGCAGACGATCTGGAAGAAAGAACTGTCTATATGGAAGAATCTTTCACAGATGGAATTTCCGGCAAGGATATTGGTTCTACTGCATTGAAAGATCTGCAACCAGGGGAACTTCTCCGCAAAAAACAATTCAGGTTCTTATTCGATGTACAGAGAGGCGGGGATGTAAACCTTGTTTATACCAAGGGAAACCTGGTCGTAAAATCTAAGACAAAAGCATTAAGTTCCGGTAATATTGGAGAGATCGTGGATGTTTCTTCTCATTCCAAAGAGGGGAAAATTTCTGCAAGAGTAGTGGAGAAGGGCACAGTCCTTTTAGAGAATTGA
- the flgG gene encoding flagellar basal-body rod protein FlgG, producing the protein MMRSLWTAATGMIAQQFHIDTISNNLANVNTTGFKKNRADFEDLVYQHMVLAGTPATSVSEIPTGVNVGHGVRAAASQKLFEIGSFQATGNKLDLAITSEMGFFKIQMPDGSFAFTRDGSYKIDSNQQVVTSNGYLLEPPLILPEGAILNTLMISEQGEVTVKIGADIRPTVIGQVELYRFVNPAGLQAIGKNLFQETVASGPEIPGTPGMEGFGNVLQGFLEMSNVKIVEEMVNMIVAQRAYESNSKAIQTSDNMLSTAIGLKR; encoded by the coding sequence ATGATGCGTTCCCTTTGGACAGCCGCGACCGGAATGATCGCTCAGCAATTTCATATAGATACAATTTCCAATAACTTGGCAAACGTGAATACCACCGGTTTTAAAAAGAACCGCGCGGATTTTGAGGACTTAGTTTACCAACATATGGTTTTGGCAGGAACTCCTGCTACCTCCGTGAGCGAAATTCCTACAGGTGTGAATGTGGGTCACGGGGTGAGGGCAGCTGCTTCTCAGAAATTATTCGAGATCGGTTCTTTCCAAGCAACCGGTAATAAGTTGGACCTTGCGATCACAAGCGAGATGGGATTTTTCAAGATCCAAATGCCTGACGGAAGTTTTGCATTCACTCGTGACGGTTCTTATAAGATTGATTCTAACCAACAAGTAGTAACATCTAACGGTTATTTGTTGGAACCTCCTCTTATTCTTCCAGAGGGAGCGATCCTAAACACTTTGATGATCTCCGAACAAGGAGAAGTTACTGTAAAGATCGGAGCAGATATCCGTCCTACTGTGATAGGTCAGGTGGAATTGTATCGTTTCGTGAACCCTGCTGGTCTCCAAGCGATAGGTAAAAACTTATTCCAAGAGACTGTTGCTTCTGGCCCTGAAATCCCTGGAACTCCAGGTATGGAAGGATTTGGGAATGTTCTGCAAGGATTCTTAGAGATGTCTAACGTGAAAATCGTGGAAGAGATGGTGAATATGATCGTGGCTCAAAGAGCTTATGAATCTAACTCCAAAGCTATCCAAACTTCTGATAACATGTTATCTACTGCGATCGGACTGAAACGTTAA
- a CDS encoding zinc-dependent alcohol dehydrogenase, which translates to MKQLNFIRRGKLSWMDVPEPKLKSGIEAIVKPIYVSRCDLDFGIIYGATPLPGPIALGHEMVGEITELGEDVKNFRIGEIVMVPWHINCGHCSHCDKGLLAFCSSVIDSPGYGFGYEWGGSLQELVRVPYAESMLKKIPTGVLPEQAVSAADNLADGYRCVAPYLKENPSQSILVLGGVGSCGLYAVASAIALGAKPVFTDTDLSRLELAKQLGAEAIEAPHSESPGKFDLVVDSTNTRAGLFTALESLEPGGTCACVSVHFKNDIPVPYWKMYNTGVTLKVGRANVGAYTEEIFDLISKGKLHPEKITTHTINWQDAVEGYGQRATKLLVKF; encoded by the coding sequence ATGAAACAATTAAATTTTATCAGAAGAGGAAAACTCTCTTGGATGGATGTGCCTGAGCCCAAGCTAAAGAGTGGGATAGAAGCGATCGTTAAACCAATTTATGTAAGCAGATGCGATCTTGATTTCGGTATTATTTACGGAGCTACACCTCTTCCTGGGCCGATCGCTTTAGGACATGAGATGGTGGGAGAGATTACTGAATTAGGAGAGGACGTGAAAAATTTCCGAATAGGAGAAATCGTCATGGTCCCTTGGCATATCAATTGTGGTCACTGTTCTCATTGTGATAAAGGTCTTCTTGCATTTTGTTCATCTGTGATTGATAGCCCTGGATATGGATTCGGGTATGAATGGGGAGGCTCCTTGCAGGAATTAGTAAGAGTTCCTTATGCGGAAAGTATGCTGAAAAAAATTCCAACCGGAGTTTTGCCGGAACAGGCTGTTTCTGCAGCAGACAATCTTGCGGACGGTTACAGATGTGTGGCTCCTTATCTGAAAGAAAATCCTTCTCAGTCTATACTGGTTTTAGGTGGTGTAGGAAGTTGCGGTCTATATGCGGTTGCGTCTGCAATTGCGTTAGGTGCCAAGCCCGTTTTTACAGACACGGATCTTTCTAGGTTAGAACTTGCAAAACAGTTGGGTGCGGAAGCGATAGAAGCCCCTCATTCCGAAAGTCCAGGTAAATTCGATCTGGTGGTTGATAGCACAAATACTAGAGCAGGATTATTCACTGCATTGGAAAGTCTGGAACCTGGAGGGACCTGCGCTTGTGTGAGCGTTCATTTCAAAAATGATATTCCTGTTCCGTACTGGAAGATGTACAATACTGGAGTTACTTTGAAAGTAGGAAGAGCAAACGTAGGGGCTTATACCGAAGAAATTTTCGACCTCATCTCAAAAGGGAAATTGCATCCGGAAAAGATCACCACTCATACAATCAATTGGCAGGACGCAGTAGAAGGGTATGGCCAGAGGGCGACAAAGCTACTTGTGAAATTCTGA
- a CDS encoding crotonase/enoyl-CoA hydratase family protein, producing the protein MDRFIERELKGKVLVIRINRPEERNVFTWEMLEDLSRAYTELEETTEARVGLLVASGKHFTLGLELDTIAEKVKERGEWPLVEGGVDPFGINLKARPRTKPIVAAAQGFCFTLGIELLLAADIRLSSNKTMFSQFEVRRGIMPLGGASIRMVEIAGWGNAMRYLLTGEEFNGEKALQLGLVQELVEKDKLFDRAYSIAQLIAEQCAPLALKETLISARLSIQEGQKTAFDSLMKNGLKLFHTEDSKEGVQSFLEKRPAVYQGI; encoded by the coding sequence GTGGATAGATTTATAGAAAGAGAGTTAAAGGGGAAGGTATTGGTCATTCGGATCAACCGTCCTGAAGAGAGGAACGTTTTCACTTGGGAAATGTTGGAGGATCTTTCCAGGGCTTATACGGAGTTGGAAGAGACAACGGAGGCGAGGGTTGGTCTTTTAGTGGCTTCTGGGAAACATTTTACCTTGGGATTGGAGTTAGATACCATCGCAGAAAAAGTGAAGGAAAGAGGAGAATGGCCTCTTGTAGAAGGGGGAGTGGATCCTTTCGGAATTAATTTAAAAGCAAGGCCAAGAACTAAACCTATCGTTGCTGCTGCCCAAGGTTTTTGTTTTACCTTAGGGATCGAGCTATTACTTGCAGCGGACATAAGACTTTCTTCCAACAAAACCATGTTCTCTCAGTTTGAAGTTCGCAGGGGGATCATGCCTTTGGGAGGAGCCTCTATTCGTATGGTGGAGATCGCGGGCTGGGGGAATGCAATGCGTTATCTTCTTACGGGAGAAGAATTCAATGGAGAGAAAGCTCTCCAGTTAGGACTCGTTCAAGAACTAGTAGAAAAAGATAAACTGTTTGATCGAGCTTATTCCATTGCTCAATTGATCGCGGAACAATGTGCTCCTTTGGCTTTAAAAGAAACTTTAATATCTGCCAGACTTTCTATCCAAGAAGGTCAAAAAACCGCATTCGATTCTCTTATGAAGAATGGGCTGAAATTATTTCATACGGAAGATTCTAAAGAAGGTGTTCAATCCTTTTTAGAAAAACGTCCTGCGGTTTATCAAGGGATATAA
- a CDS encoding TetR/AcrR family transcriptional regulator gives MKKWTSPEETKGRIVQEALNLFYTQGYSNTGINQLLEEAGVFRKSFYTHFSGKEELGLEYLHAQDRSYIGYMRTMMEKYPDAQDFIHAWCAMILRNSRTKKFIGCPFSNFASQTLDQTEYFGKNLNEIMNNWKNELANYFSKASFKGKPLRSKDTQDLAIRFLTCYEGLVQLYITMRESKYLSRLEKDLEKILEEYY, from the coding sequence GTGAAGAAATGGACATCTCCGGAAGAAACCAAAGGACGAATCGTCCAAGAGGCATTGAATTTATTTTATACCCAGGGCTATTCGAATACAGGGATCAATCAGCTATTAGAAGAAGCAGGAGTATTTCGAAAGAGTTTTTACACTCATTTTTCTGGAAAAGAAGAACTAGGATTGGAATACTTACATGCACAGGACAGATCTTATATAGGTTATATGCGTACCATGATGGAAAAATATCCGGACGCTCAAGATTTTATCCATGCGTGGTGTGCAATGATACTGCGCAATTCCAGGACGAAAAAATTTATAGGTTGTCCTTTTTCGAATTTTGCCAGCCAAACCTTGGACCAAACTGAATATTTCGGAAAGAACTTAAATGAAATCATGAATAATTGGAAAAACGAATTGGCTAATTATTTTTCCAAAGCAAGTTTTAAAGGTAAACCTTTAAGATCTAAGGACACCCAGGATCTTGCTATCCGTTTCCTTACCTGTTACGAAGGTTTAGTGCAACTGTATATTACGATGAGAGAATCTAAGTATTTATCTCGCTTAGAAAAAGATCTAGAAAAGATATTAGAAGAATATTATTAA
- a CDS encoding DNA methyltransferase, whose translation MSGAVRKKERKILTGEFWTSKQRQAHPIHYVVSYRASFKPELPAFFIGKYLENRKGIVFDPFGGRGTTAVQANLEGYAAIHNDISPMSLFLAKSRQTVPSIEKLERALDSLNLSAKVKEEKEDEGLLHFYHKDTLKEIKNLKKILSDSDSSELRYLGLTALSRLHGHSNGFFSVYSFPQISIPPLAQKRNNEKRGVVPDYREIKPRILQKIRRDLKESLTPFYHEFSSRNEYINHSSLDLFGLEDDSVDLVVTSPPFLDKVNYEEDNWLRYWFLDIELEKDQKPSIFATLAGWCEFIQGTLAELSRVVKPGGTVVMEVGEVRKGKTVFNLDEYVIKCAESTGLVWENTYINDQKFTKLANCWNVSNNEKGTNSNRCVVFRNLK comes from the coding sequence ATGAGCGGCGCAGTTCGTAAAAAAGAAAGAAAGATACTCACCGGTGAATTTTGGACCTCTAAACAAAGACAGGCTCATCCAATCCATTATGTGGTCAGCTACAGAGCTTCGTTCAAGCCTGAATTGCCCGCCTTCTTCATTGGAAAATATTTAGAGAATCGAAAAGGGATTGTGTTCGATCCTTTTGGCGGAAGAGGGACCACTGCAGTCCAAGCAAATTTAGAAGGTTATGCTGCTATCCATAACGATATCAGTCCTATGTCCTTGTTCTTAGCGAAATCCAGACAGACTGTACCTTCTATCGAAAAACTGGAAAGAGCGCTTGATTCTCTCAATTTAAGTGCAAAAGTAAAAGAAGAAAAGGAAGATGAAGGTCTTTTACATTTTTATCATAAAGATACTTTAAAAGAGATCAAAAATTTAAAAAAGATTCTTTCGGATTCAGATTCTTCTGAACTTAGATATTTGGGTCTGACAGCATTATCTAGGCTTCATGGCCATAGTAACGGTTTCTTTTCTGTTTATAGTTTTCCTCAGATCTCTATTCCTCCTTTGGCTCAAAAAAGAAATAACGAAAAGAGGGGAGTTGTCCCTGATTATAGAGAAATCAAACCTCGGATCCTTCAAAAGATAAGAAGGGACCTGAAAGAGTCGCTTACACCTTTTTATCATGAGTTTTCTTCCAGAAACGAATACATAAATCATTCTTCTTTGGACCTATTTGGTTTAGAAGATGATTCTGTAGATCTCGTAGTGACCAGCCCACCATTTTTGGACAAGGTAAACTACGAAGAGGACAATTGGCTTAGATATTGGTTCTTAGATATCGAATTGGAGAAGGACCAGAAACCAAGTATATTCGCGACTCTTGCAGGTTGGTGTGAATTTATCCAAGGAACCTTGGCAGAACTATCCAGGGTGGTAAAACCTGGTGGAACAGTCGTCATGGAAGTGGGAGAAGTTCGAAAAGGTAAAACAGTCTTCAATCTAGACGAGTATGTGATCAAATGTGCAGAATCTACCGGTCTTGTCTGGGAAAATACATACATTAACGACCAGAAATTCACGAAACTTGCCAATTGCTGGAATGTTTCGAATAATGAGAAGGGCACGAATTCAAATCGCTGCGTGGTCTTCCGCAATCTGAAGTAG